In one window of Leifsonia sp. NPDC080035 DNA:
- a CDS encoding AURKAIP1/COX24 domain-containing protein, producing MGSVIKKRRKRMAKKKHRKLLRKTRHQRRNKK from the coding sequence GTGGGTTCGGTTATCAAGAAGCGTCGCAAGCGTATGGCGAAGAAGAAGCACCGCAAGCTTCTCCGCAAGACGCGTCACCAGCGTCGCAACAAGAAGTAG
- a CDS encoding helix-turn-helix domain-containing protein, with the protein MAHDAGSGSLRDVRFLTVAEVADMMRVSRMTVYRLVHSGELPAIRFGRSFRVPEWAVTQVLENGVADTA; encoded by the coding sequence ATGGCTCACGACGCTGGTTCCGGATCGTTGCGCGATGTGCGCTTCCTGACGGTCGCAGAGGTGGCCGACATGATGCGCGTCTCCCGCATGACGGTCTACCGGCTCGTGCACTCCGGCGAGCTGCCGGCCATCCGTTTCGGCCGCTCCTTCCGTGTTCCGGAGTGGGCAGTAACACAGGTGCTTGAGAACGGCGTCGCCGACACGGCGTGA
- a CDS encoding metalloregulator ArsR/SmtB family transcription factor, with product MADIFDVIADPTRRDILKVLLDRNSDDSQSVGEISVSEIVARLELSQPTVSKHLKVLREASLVAVREEGQHRYYRLDPTPLEAVEDWVIPFTASDIDASAITAQLAEETREFASTVGKVLADTRRRVERVTPKKWRRD from the coding sequence ATGGCCGACATCTTCGACGTGATCGCCGACCCGACCCGGCGCGACATCCTCAAAGTGCTGCTCGACCGCAACTCGGATGATTCGCAGTCGGTCGGCGAGATCTCGGTCTCGGAGATCGTGGCGCGGCTCGAGCTCAGCCAGCCGACGGTTTCGAAGCATCTGAAGGTGCTGCGCGAGGCGTCCCTGGTCGCGGTCCGCGAGGAGGGCCAGCACCGCTACTACCGGCTCGACCCGACGCCGCTGGAGGCGGTGGAGGACTGGGTCATCCCGTTCACCGCATCCGACATCGACGCGTCCGCGATCACCGCCCAGCTCGCGGAGGAGACTCGCGAGTTCGCGAGCACGGTCGGTAAGGTGCTCGCCGACACCCGGCGCCGTGTGGAGCGTGTGACGCCGAAGAAGTGGCGGCGCGACTAG